The Benincasa hispida cultivar B227 chromosome 11, ASM972705v1, whole genome shotgun sequence genome has a segment encoding these proteins:
- the LOC120092069 gene encoding pentatricopeptide repeat-containing protein At1g15480, mitochondrial-like, whose translation MWALRRASISLRNQGYRERTSYFFGKLEVPYSWEGNVAGFRTTAALSDRCISFERNNLATWPTSGIYISSRGLSSQAGAENSGEEDNVEDGFSELDETLPSTSPLEDSKAANDNEEELTSGSEIDDGTRNELDLPEVETELAEKISKKGAPSALFEAIWSASGLSVPSVLDKWVSEGKEISRADISLAMLNLRRRRMFGKALQFSEWLESSGQLDFIERDYASRLHLIAKVQGLHKAESYIANIPKSFQGEVVYRTLMANYVVARNVKKVEEVFNKMKELGFRITTFACNRLLLLYKRVDKRKIADVLLLMEKENVKPSLLSYKILIDAKGESKDMIGMEQVVDTMKAEGIELDVSALSILVKHYASGGLKDKAKAILKEMEDVNIKGSKWACRILLPLYGELQMEDEVRRLWKICESNPRIEECLAAIVAWGKLKNIPEAEKIFDRVVKTWKKLSAKQYSTMLKVYADNKMLVKGKELVKQMADSGCRIGPFTWDAIVKLYVEAGEVEKADSFLVKAVQKNQMKPLFTSYMIIMDQYARRGDVHNAEKILYKMRLSGYVARFNDFQTLIQAYINAKAPAYGMKERMKADNVFPNRDLARKLAQVDAFRNTAVSDLLD comes from the exons ATGTGGGCTCTTCGTAGAGCTTCTATTTCTCTTAG GAATCAAGGGTATAGAGAAAGAACTTCATATTTCTTTGGCAAACTAGAGGTACCATATTCTTGGGAAGGAAATGTAGCTGGTTTTAGAACCACTGCTGCTTTATCTGATCGATGCATCTCTTTTGAGAGAAACAATCTTGCAACATGGCCGACCTCTGGGATTTATATTAGTAGTCGTGGTCTATCTTCACAAGCTGGTGCTGAGAACAGTGGAGAGGAAGATAACGTGGAAGATGGATTTTCTGAACTTGATGAAACACTTCCAAGCACTAGTCCACTTGAAGATAGTAAGGCAGCTAATGATAATGAAGAGGAACTAACCTCTGGATCAGAAATTGATGATGGGACTCGAAATGAACTTGATTTACCCGAGGTAGAAACTGAACTTGCTGAAAAGATATCTAAAAAAGGTGCTCCTTCAGCGTTGTTCGAGGCTATTTGGAGTGCTTCAGGTTTATCTGTTCCTAGTGTACTTGATAAGTGGGTCAGTGAAGGAAAAGAAATAAGCCGGGCTGATATCTCTCTTGCCATGCTCAATCTTCGTAGACGCCGAATGTTTGGGAAGGCTTTGCAG TTTTCAGAGTGGTTGGAATCCAGTGGGCAACTTGATTTTATTGAGAGAGATTATGCTTCTCGCCTTCACTTGATTGCAAAGGTTCAGGGTCTCCATAAGGCAGAGAGTTACATTGCTAATATCCCAAAGTCCTTTCAAGGGGAGGTGGTATACCGAACACTTATGGCTAACTATGTGGTTGCCAGAAATGTAAAAAAAGTGGAGGAAGTATTTAACAAAATGAAGGAACTTGGATTCCGAATCACGACATTTGCTTGCAACAGGTTGCTTCTTCTTTACAAGAGGGTTGACAAGAGGAAAATAGCCGACGTTTTATTGTTGATGGAGAAAGAAAATGTCAAGCCTTCTCTGCTTTCTTACAAAATCTTAATAGATGCTAAAGGAGAATCAAAGGACATGATAGGGATGGAACAAGTTGTTGATACAATGAAGGCCGAAGGAATTGAGCTTGATGTTTCTGCCCTTTCCATATTAGTTAAGCACTATGCTTCAGGTGGGCTTAAAGACAAAGCCAAGGCCATTTTAAAGGAGATGGAAGATGTTAACATCAAAGGTTCTAAATGGGCTTGCAGAATTTTACTTCCCCTTTATGGAGAACTCCAAATGGAAGATGAAGTGAGGAGGCTCTGGAAGATTTGTGAGTCAAATCCTCGTATCGAAGAATGCCTTGCTGCCATTGTTGCATGGGGAAAGCTGAAGAATATCCCAGAAGCAGAGAAAATTTTTGATAGAGTTGTAAAAACATGGAAGAAGCTGTCCGCAAAACAATATTCTACCATGTTGAAGGTTTATGCAGACAACAAGATGTTGGTGAAGGGCAAGGAACTAGTCAAGCAGATGGCAGACAGTGGTTGTCGCATTGGTCCGTTTACATGGGATGCAATTGTGAAGCTCTATGTGGAAGCTGGGGAAGTAGAAAAAGCAGACTCTTTCTTGGTTAAGGCTGTTCAAAAAAACCAGATGAAGCCATTGTTTACCTCATACATGATTATCATGGATCAATATGCAAGGAGGGGGGATGTCCACAATGCAGAGAAAATCTTGTATAAGATGAGACTATCGGGTTACGTGGCTCGATTCAACGATTTTCAAACTCTAATACAGGCATACATTAACGCCAAAGCTCCGGCCTATGGTATGAAAGAGAGAATGAAAGCAGATAATGTATTTCCAAACAGAGATTTGGCAAGAAAGTTAGCCCAAGTTGATGCTTTTAGGAACACAGCAGTGTCAGATTTACTTGACTGA